TTCCCTGGTGTATCAATGCATTCTGAACGTGATTAAATGAAATGAGAAGATACTCTAGGCCTCCGCCCGCAACCGAACACTCCGCGGCAGCGTTCATGCTGTATGTATACAAGTCATTCACAGTTGTTATACATCAATTATTCGTCAATCCTAATCGAGAATCAAGCTTACCTATATGAGATGATGATAATGCAGCAACGTATTCGGATTCAGGTCTGAGATTTCCGTCGTGTGTTGGTTGTTAGTTTTGAGTCTAACGATGCATGCGTGAGAACATGCAGCGGATGTGTGTATCATgataaatgcatgagtttttACGCGGTCCCATTTTTCTGGGATTCGTCGCATCCCACACTCAAGGATGGATCACCTTGAAACATAATCAAGTAAcagttattttcatttttacaCTCGAGAGAGACGAATGTCAAATAAGAAAGACGAATGCAAAATCGATTTGCGACTCGGTCACAGCTGACTATCATCTAATTACACTGCAATGTTTCCAAAGCCTGTGTCACATACTTGGAAGTATATAACACCACCACACTCTTGATTCCTTGTAAAGTACGCATGGGCTACCATGTTAAGTTTCCTATCGTTCATATGTTCGCCAAATATTCCAGAACATGTAAGTTTTCATCGAGTATCGCAAATATCGCAAGCCACACGACGAATATCGAATATGACATATCGGCTATACGAGGAATATTGCTGTTTCAACATCACACAATCAACATGATAAAAATTTTGCTTCAAAAATAATTGACACCAAGATTTCCAAGGGGAGTGAATCTCCAATGATCTACAAAATTAAGCATCCTTGAAATTATTTCAGGCTATGTACAAGTAAGGTACGAGTATTCTAAATTGCCACGTATACAGACCACTCTATTTCTTAAAATATACACACCACATTACAATTTTTAAGACATAAAACACACTCAGGAAACATCAAGCTTCCTAGACTCTATTCTGAGTCAATCACACAAATCCACACGTCATGGCCGATAATGGCAGGCGAGCGCACCTAAGAATCCATTTAAATTCACAAAATGCATTGGCCTCGAATTCAAAAGGACCCTTCAAAATTGGAACCATAACTCTCTATACCAACTCTGGTCCTGTATTTTTCATCCCTTATCTTGATCATCTTCAATGTTTACCAGAAACCAACTTCCGTGGAAAAAATATCAAGGTATACAGAAATATCATGGTTTTATCTTCAATATATATCATTGCATGTGTGAATTATCGCCACGGCGATGCTTCAATTTCATCAATTCCTTTCTCTTTATCCTCGCCTCACCCGCTGCCGTGGCTTTCTTTAATTTTCTTGAAGGGGACATCAATGGTCTCTCTTGATTCTTCTCCAAGAAACCATGCCTAAAAGCATCCACCCTCACGTTTCGGTTTGATGACAACTGGTGGTCATCTTCTTGGATATGAGCAATAGAAGATGAACAAGTGCCACACTGGTGAATATGTGAAGCCTCGATATTTTTTCGTTTAACCCTGGGATGAGATTCAGGGGTACCAACTTGAGTAAGAAAAGGAAGCAACAAAGGTACAGGTAGCATGAATAAGGGTGTTCCTGGTTTATTGTTAATCCCTCCTGTGCCTTTTTGTCCTTGATCTGAACATGGTTTCTCCCAAGTAGGCATTGTGCCATCAGGATTAGGTATGAATTGCGAACTGAAAGAATCAGAAGATGGGACGACAGGGGGCCAGAAGAAGGGAACAAAAGAGGGGTGGTTATACACGATTAACGGAGGGGTGGTGACAGAAGCTGCAGTAGATATCTCTGCACGAGCTGAATTTGATTGATCTTCTCGCCTTTCTCCTGCTTCGGCCATCTTTCTTTTAGCCATCTGCAAAAGCATAAGCATGGTGATGTACAATAACAAATTTCAAGAATCGAGAAGGCAATGCATTCATCGTCCCACAATTTACCTCTGCTTTCAGAAATTCGTTTTTGTCtttcaaataattatatttcTTCATTACCAGCTCTTTTTCCTGCTCACACAAGAATAATCATTGGCGACAAACTGTATCCAAATACACTCTTCAATGCGAACAATGATGAAAATTTAGTCATGTATGTTCACGAGGACTAGATAAGATTAAGAAAAGAAATGGGCGCACCTTCTTCAAATATAGATTCTCTTCCAACAGATTAGCAGCTTTCCCCCTCAACTCCAGGTACATGGTCTGGAGGCAAAATAAAATTATAGTGTTTAATAGGTAAAAAATTTAATGGTTAAACCGTACCAAAGAGACGTAATATTATAAGGCAAAAGCAAAGGTATGGCATCATAAATGGCCATTTCCTGCCTTCTGAATGAACAGGATGCAAACTAAAAAAATATCAACCCTCGTAACGATGTATTGATACAAATGTGTCCACAACAAGTCATAAAAGGGTAAAAAAGATGAATGAGCAAGGTCAGAAACATTCCCGTTTTCTAAAAAACAAAGATCTGCAGCGTCAACAAATCAATGTAATTGCCCGAAAGGCCACCTGTTTTCTATGGTTCACGTTTTCTAATATCTAGGATCCATGATCCATGCTGGTATTATTCTCACAATTCAAGACCAGAATAAGTGCTTGACAGGCAAATTTGGAGATCATTTGGAAACCAAGAAGttaaacaattaattaatgGGTCTCAAGTGTATAAAAGCTCACCCTTTTTCACCTACTTGGTCAATGTGGGACGTTACCTCAATATGAACCGATCAagctgaagaaaacaaaacaatCCAAAACTCTCCAAATTAATTCGGTAAACATACTTCCCTATGGAAAGAGTAAGAATGTAGATGGGAGACCAATTCTATCCTTCAAGATAAAACTCATTATTGAAATCTTGCTAGCGTAAATAAATCCTGGATGGCATCGACCAAttccaattcaaatcttgtttgGATTAGATTTCCAGGATTATGCATATGATATTTCAAGGTGCATATCTTGCTTCGTCTTGCGAGCTAGCTAGATCGTGCGATAAAAATAGATTCAAAATCTGCTGGATCCTATAGGGGAAAATAGGCCAGGCTTTGTCTTAAACTAGACCTTACAAAGCCGCTTGTCTCACATATATGGGTCAATTCTCATTTGCAAGTGGTTGAGAGGCAATGAAATTGTTTGTTTTGAATGCGGAGAATACGGGCATCAAGCGTAGATCTGTCCCAATAAAGAAGCTAGTTTGTTTTCAAAATTCACAGCATTGGCTCAAGCGAGTGTAGATCTGTCCCAAGAAAGAAGCTAGTTCGTTTTCAAAATTCACAGCATTGGCTCAAGTACTTGCTACTTACGCAATGCATCTCTCTTACACAAAATAATGTTCCAATCCCCTATTTCGTGTATTTAAGATGACTTTTGACATTGAGAAAACATGTGTCAATCTGAAGTCAAACATGTGTCAATCTGAAGTTGGACGGGAAATTTGAAGTTGATTCTTTTATGCCTCAGTTGCTGTTTTCCACACCTCTTTCCTTCACAAAAGCCCATCTGTAGGCTCAAATTAGAAGTACATTCACCTGTCTCTATCTCCGAATGTATAAACCTCCTTTTCCCTTTTACAATCACATTCAAATTGAATTTATGATGCTTATCGTAGCAACAAACATAAAATGTAAAAGCAGTTCTGTATTGAACCAGAAGCCAGGTAGAGTGGTGAAGGAAAATATGATAAAGCGTATTTAACATTTTCACGAATCTCAATGTACATTATTAAAAGTGGGGTCTTTCAAACAGAGATGAAACTTACTTTTCTGCGTCTAATTGTCCGTCTAGCAGACTCTCTATTTGCTAGAATACGGCTAAGCCTTCGTGCTTCCTTCTCAGCCTAAATCGTAGACAATAAATTGACAAAAAAACAACATCACCGGGTCATTGAAGAAGTGATCCAAGTTTACGTACCTCTGTCAAATTTTGCTTTAAAGTTCTGAAAATTTTTGACCGACCACTTGTAATACATGTTTGACCGATTGCAGCCTCAGCATTTTCTGTATTGTTCATGGGAGCAGCAACTGTGGCAGCTTCATCACCAGAAAACTGTTCGTCGTCCATTCCTTGGTCCTGATACACGGACAAAAGTGTTCTAAGAATAAGGTTATTGCTATAAACCGCATTGGAGGCTGAATGCTGGACACAATTTTTCATGTTTACAGATATATGTTAGAATTCAGAAATATATAGGTCTAAGAATCTACTATTCAGTAAATGTGTTGTCACAATTTGGGGAATTTAAGATTCCAATCTGCGCAAAAGTTGGGATCCATTGCTCCAGTCATATTCAATTTCTGGCatcacatgcataaaattttatcACATCAGCTTTCCCCAGAAGGAAAAAGGAACCGTGTTAGACATGGCAAGAGGATAACTTGTCGTTACAACTCCAACCCCACAAAAAAAAGGAGGGACTGGAAAGAATATGAAGAAAATAAACTGAAAAACAATCTTTATAAATTAATCTGATCTTGCTAACCAAATCTTACCTTCAGTATGGGCAAGAAAAAATTaccccaaaaataatattttactcACAATTCATTGATTTCTAAGTGCACCACATACAATTTCCAAACCTAACCCTACTGTCAAGATCCTTTCTTCGATTCGATAAATCTGTACAATCCACAACAAAATCCAACCCAGCACTCCGAAGAAAGAAAAGTATCTTTGAGCAAGAATGAAAATTCCAATTATGATCGACGACAAAAGAAAGGTAGAAATTTAAAGCAGAACTGAATGCTGATCTATAAACAGAAGAACCCTCTTGAAAACCAGAAGTACTTCCCCGACCAAAAACGGAATACCAGGCAAACTAAGACGAAATCGGATATAATTAAGAAACCTGAGATTCGGCCAAGATCTGCTGAATAGGCCACCGTTCCCCCTCGCGGCGGACGGAGGAGTCGCGGGACAGCCCTGCCAGAGCCTCCGCCGCTTCCAGCTCAAACGTCAACATCCGGTCGTCCTCCAGCTCCCCACGCGCCTCCTTTCCCTTGTCGACAAATTCCATTACCCAAAGGAAAATCTCCTTGCCTCTCTGGTTCCCAGGATCTAAACCACAGAAGACAAGGCAGCTGACACTAAGCCATTGATATGGACTTGCTAGGAACAAAAAGAAAGAATAGGAAACAAGGGACCCACATACCGGTGGTTTATGGACACGTGTTACGCCAATCACGTATCACTCGATTCCAGGCGTTTGGAACCGCCACTGTCAGCGTAACCCAAATAAGCATGTCACGTGCAAGCGGCTGACATTGGACGAGAGTTGTACATCAATTTGGCAGCATCCCATAGCAGAGCCCTTATagtaatcatttttttttatatatactataattgttattaataaaaatatattgtaattgttattaataaaaattagaaaatatatatatattgttgtgaaaaagtaaaaatttatggtaaaaagtaaaaatctcaaactctcaaaatttatcaaactacacactttataatatttttctctctactcaattgtgattttcttcacaaatgagatatctatttatagagtttcattacacataatccaaaaataaaatacatcattacctacatcatcacacacaaatttctaactttacaactcttattttcaacattcaaatattcaactattacttttccatattaaaatatattatttcaacactcccccttgtgatgatgatcatgatacgatgatgtcttcattacgtgttttgtactgcctcgttaaa
This is a stretch of genomic DNA from Primulina eburnea isolate SZY01 chromosome 11, ASM2296580v1, whole genome shotgun sequence. It encodes these proteins:
- the LOC140804727 gene encoding uncharacterized protein isoform X2 — translated: MEFVDKGKEARGELEDDRMLTFELEAAEALAGLSRDSSVRREGERWPIQQILAESQDQGMDDEQFSGDEAATVAAPMNNTENAEAAIGQTCITSGRSKIFRTLKQNLTETMYLELRGKAANLLEENLYLKKEKELVMKKYNYLKDKNEFLKAEMAKRKMAEAGERREDQSNSARAEISTAASVTTPPLIVYNHPSFVPFFWPPVVPSSDSFSSQFIPNPDGTMPTWEKPCSDQGQKGTGGINNKPGTPLFMLPVPLLLPFLTQVGTPESHPRVKRKNIEASHIHQCGTCSSSIAHIQEDDHQLSSNRNVRVDAFRHGFLEKNQERPLMSPSRKLKKATAAGEARIKRKELMKLKHRRGDNSHMQ
- the LOC140804727 gene encoding uncharacterized protein isoform X1; this translates as MEFVDKGKEARGELEDDRMLTFELEAAEALAGLSRDSSVRREGERWPIQQILAESQDQGMDDEQFSGDEAATVAAPMNNTENAEAAIGQTCITSGRSKIFRTLKQNLTEAEKEARRLSRILANRESARRTIRRRKTMYLELRGKAANLLEENLYLKKEKELVMKKYNYLKDKNEFLKAEMAKRKMAEAGERREDQSNSARAEISTAASVTTPPLIVYNHPSFVPFFWPPVVPSSDSFSSQFIPNPDGTMPTWEKPCSDQGQKGTGGINNKPGTPLFMLPVPLLLPFLTQVGTPESHPRVKRKNIEASHIHQCGTCSSSIAHIQEDDHQLSSNRNVRVDAFRHGFLEKNQERPLMSPSRKLKKATAAGEARIKRKELMKLKHRRGDNSHMQ